Proteins from a single region of Diaphorobacter limosus:
- the scpB gene encoding SMC-Scp complex subunit ScpB: MNSVDAKRVLETALICAPQPVTVRELRTLFDDALGSDTVKMLLLQLQQDWALRGVELVQVATGWRFQSRPEMREYLDRLHPEKPPRYTRATLETLAIIAYRQPVTRGDIEDIRGVTVNSLIIKQLEDRGWVEVIGHRETVGRPALFATTRQFLDDLGLQSLDQLPTLDDPGVQATVFEALADAPEVQRPDKLEMKVALDIAETPAQGDADMADAPVESGGVENEEADDGVTGT, encoded by the coding sequence ATGAATTCGGTGGATGCCAAACGGGTTCTTGAAACCGCGTTGATCTGCGCCCCGCAGCCCGTGACCGTGCGCGAATTGCGTACCCTGTTCGACGATGCGCTGGGCTCGGATACGGTGAAGATGCTGTTGCTGCAGTTGCAGCAGGATTGGGCCTTGCGCGGGGTGGAGTTGGTACAGGTGGCGACGGGGTGGCGTTTTCAAAGCCGCCCCGAAATGCGCGAGTACCTGGATCGACTGCACCCGGAAAAACCCCCGCGCTATACCCGGGCCACGCTGGAGACCCTGGCCATCATCGCCTACCGCCAGCCGGTGACGCGCGGCGATATCGAGGACATACGCGGCGTGACCGTGAACAGCCTGATCATCAAGCAGCTGGAGGACAGGGGCTGGGTCGAGGTCATAGGCCATCGCGAGACAGTTGGGCGCCCGGCATTGTTCGCCACTACGCGGCAGTTTCTGGACGATCTGGGTCTGCAGTCGCTGGATCAGTTGCCCACGCTGGACGACCCCGGCGTTCAGGCCACGGTATTTGAAGCGCTGGCCGATGCCCCCGAGGTGCAGCGGCCAGACAAGTTGGAGATGAAAGTGGCCCTGGATATTGCTGAAACGCCAGCCCAGGGTGATGCGGACATGGCAGACGCCCCCGTCGAGTCCGGTGGTGTGGAAAACGAGGAAGCAGACGATGGCGTCACAGGAACATGA
- a CDS encoding pseudouridine synthase → MNDTHKDLDAAQPAAQAPAGSVDEPRARRPRQRKPGQIADSASFAQQPMAQQAEEPGQKPQRDSRGPQGRRGGKSSADREGYRFADVVSGQLDQDETDTEVAPAKRVLLPQPETPKLHKVLAQAGMGSRLEMEQLILEGRISVNNEPAHVGQRVQFGDQIKVNGKPIRFRIAPPPTRVIAYHKPAGEIVTHDDPQNRPTVFRKLPRLVQGKWQSVGRLDLNTEGLLLFTSSGELANRLMHPRFGLEREYAVRVLGALSDEEKQRLLDGVQLEDGMAAFGSIDEGGGEGANCWYRVTISEGRNREVRRMLEAVGHAVSRLIRIRYGAMLLPRGLKRGAWMELDEHDIQALMQAAGAPLDGAGAGRQPGGQGNNNARRGERKPMGGKMAGGGRSKSLARDGRSTGNAQPDPMKTSVGYIGADSFLRQRQQQRSGGGARRGRR, encoded by the coding sequence ATGAATGACACGCACAAGGATCTGGATGCCGCGCAGCCGGCTGCCCAGGCGCCGGCCGGCTCCGTTGACGAGCCCAGGGCGCGCCGGCCGCGCCAGCGCAAACCGGGCCAGATCGCAGATTCAGCCTCATTCGCGCAGCAGCCCATGGCGCAGCAGGCCGAAGAACCAGGCCAGAAACCGCAACGCGACTCCCGTGGCCCGCAGGGCAGGCGGGGCGGCAAGTCTTCTGCCGATCGCGAAGGCTATCGGTTTGCCGACGTGGTCTCGGGCCAGCTCGACCAGGATGAGACTGACACCGAGGTGGCACCCGCCAAACGCGTGCTGCTGCCCCAGCCGGAGACGCCCAAGTTGCACAAGGTGCTGGCCCAGGCCGGCATGGGTTCGCGCCTGGAGATGGAACAGCTCATTCTTGAAGGGCGTATCTCGGTGAACAACGAGCCCGCCCATGTCGGCCAGCGCGTGCAGTTTGGCGATCAGATCAAGGTCAATGGCAAACCCATCCGTTTTCGTATTGCGCCGCCACCGACGCGCGTGATTGCCTATCACAAGCCGGCCGGGGAAATCGTGACGCACGATGACCCGCAGAACCGCCCCACGGTGTTCCGCAAGCTGCCGCGGCTGGTGCAGGGCAAATGGCAGTCGGTTGGGCGGCTGGATTTGAACACCGAAGGCCTGCTGCTGTTCACCAGCTCGGGGGAACTGGCCAACAGGCTCATGCACCCGCGCTTTGGCCTGGAGCGGGAGTACGCGGTGCGCGTGCTGGGCGCTTTGAGCGACGAGGAAAAGCAGCGCCTGCTCGATGGTGTGCAGCTCGAGGACGGCATGGCGGCCTTTGGCTCCATTGACGAGGGCGGGGGCGAGGGCGCCAATTGCTGGTATCGCGTGACGATTTCGGAGGGGCGCAACCGCGAGGTCAGGCGCATGTTGGAGGCCGTGGGGCATGCGGTCAGCCGGTTGATCCGCATACGCTACGGCGCCATGCTGCTGCCGCGCGGCTTGAAGCGCGGCGCCTGGATGGAGCTCGACGAGCACGACATCCAGGCCCTGATGCAGGCTGCTGGCGCACCGCTCGATGGTGCCGGTGCAGGTCGGCAGCCGGGCGGGCAGGGCAACAACAACGCACGCCGTGGCGAGCGCAAGCCCATGGGCGGCAAGATGGCTGGTGGCGGTCGCAGCAAGAGCCTGGCGCGCGATGGGCGATCCACCGGCAATGCCCAGCCCGACCCGATGAAAACCTCGGTCGGCTATATCGGCGCCGACAGTTTCCTGCGCCAGCGTCAGCAGCAACGCAGCGGTGGCGGCGCGCGCCGCGGCCGCCGATAG
- the ndk gene encoding nucleoside-diphosphate kinase yields the protein MAIERTLSIIKPDAVAKNVIGQIYARFEAAGLKIAAARMIHLSRAEAEQFYSVHKERPFFKDLVDFMISGPVMVQVLEGENAVLKNRELMGATDPKKADAGTIRADFADSIDANAVHGSDAAETAAVEVAFFFPGLNVYAR from the coding sequence ATGGCTATCGAACGCACCCTCTCCATCATCAAGCCCGACGCCGTCGCCAAGAACGTGATCGGCCAGATCTACGCACGCTTCGAGGCCGCCGGCCTGAAGATCGCGGCTGCCCGCATGATCCACCTGTCGCGCGCCGAGGCCGAGCAGTTCTACAGTGTGCACAAGGAGCGCCCCTTCTTCAAGGATCTGGTGGACTTCATGATTTCCGGCCCGGTGATGGTGCAGGTGCTCGAAGGCGAGAACGCCGTGCTGAAGAACCGTGAGCTGATGGGCGCCACCGACCCCAAGAAGGCTGATGCCGGCACCATCCGCGCCGATTTTGCCGACAGCATCGACGCCAACGCCGTGCACGGCTCCGATGCCGCCGAGACCGCTGCCGTCGAAGTGGCCTTCTTCTTCCCTGGCCTGAACGTTTACGCACGCTGA
- the rlmN gene encoding 23S rRNA (adenine(2503)-C(2))-methyltransferase RlmN produces the protein MTTNLLDFDLDAMAAFCERLGEKRFRATQLFRWIHQRGARDFDQMSDLAKSLREKLKGCAHVTGLQAISEHVSSDGTVKWLFDVGGGNAVETVFIPEDDRGTLCISSQAGCAVGCRFCSTGHQGFSRNLTSGEIIAQLWHAEHVLRQRRGDGERVISNVVMMGMGEPLQNYSALVPALRIMLDDHGYGLSRRRVTVSTSGVVPMMDRLGADCPVALAVSLHAPNDALRDNLVPLNRKYPLHELLAACMRYLDHAPRDFITFEYCMLDGVNDQPEHARELIELVGRRAADGGVPCKFNLIPFNPFPASGLHRSPAAAVSAFARLLSDAGIVTTVRKTRGDDIDAACGQLAGDVKDRTRVHERMAKLRVIEIKPVH, from the coding sequence ATGACCACGAACCTTCTGGACTTTGACCTGGATGCCATGGCCGCCTTTTGCGAGCGGCTGGGCGAGAAGCGCTTCCGGGCCACGCAACTGTTTCGCTGGATCCACCAGCGTGGTGCGCGCGATTTCGACCAGATGAGCGATCTGGCGAAATCCCTGCGCGAAAAACTCAAGGGCTGCGCCCATGTGACGGGCTTGCAGGCCATCAGTGAACATGTGTCGTCGGACGGCACGGTGAAGTGGCTGTTCGACGTGGGCGGCGGCAATGCCGTGGAGACGGTGTTCATCCCCGAAGACGACCGCGGCACGCTGTGCATCTCGTCGCAGGCGGGCTGTGCCGTGGGCTGCCGCTTCTGCTCGACGGGGCATCAGGGCTTCAGCCGCAACCTGACGTCGGGCGAAATCATTGCCCAGCTCTGGCATGCGGAGCATGTGCTGCGCCAGCGCCGCGGCGATGGCGAGCGCGTGATCTCCAACGTGGTGATGATGGGCATGGGCGAGCCGCTGCAGAACTACTCGGCACTGGTGCCGGCGCTGCGCATCATGCTGGACGATCATGGCTACGGACTGTCGCGCCGCCGCGTCACGGTGTCCACCTCGGGCGTGGTGCCGATGATGGATCGCTTGGGCGCGGACTGCCCAGTGGCCTTGGCCGTGTCGCTGCATGCGCCCAACGACGCGCTGCGCGACAACCTGGTGCCGCTCAATCGCAAATACCCGTTGCACGAGTTGCTGGCTGCCTGCATGCGCTACCTTGATCACGCGCCGCGTGACTTCATCACCTTTGAATACTGCATGCTCGATGGCGTGAACGACCAGCCAGAGCATGCGCGCGAGCTGATTGAACTGGTGGGCCGCAGGGCGGCCGATGGCGGCGTACCCTGCAAGTTCAACCTGATTCCCTTCAACCCGTTTCCCGCATCGGGCCTGCACCGCTCGCCCGCGGCGGCGGTGTCGGCTTTCGCCAGGCTGCTCAGCGACGCTGGCATCGTGACCACCGTGCGCAAGACGCGCGGCGACGATATCGATGCGGCCTGCGGCCAGCTGGCGGGTGATGTGAAGGACCGCACCCGCGTGCATGAACGCATGGCCAAGCTGCGGGTCATAGAAATCAAGCCTGTCCATTGA
- the pilW gene encoding type IV pilus biogenesis/stability protein PilW, translated as MRLWGGGGIRHGLLAACLAAGAAALGGCAHQAGLDSGVGAAEPVPASGDTDVRRRARIRLELAASYLQMGQTGVALEEVQQALATDPSYADAYHLRGLVYMALADLQGAEDSLKRAQAMRPNDPDIMHNYGWLQCQRQQYAQANQLFERALASPTYASRSKTLMSQGLCYQRAGQVAEAEKTLLRAYEIDAGNPLVGYQLASILLARDEPKRAQFYIRRVNNGEFSNAASLWLGVKVERALGDSVAMRQLGEQLHKRFPDAKETLAFERGAFHE; from the coding sequence ATGAGGCTGTGGGGCGGGGGAGGAATTCGGCACGGGCTGCTGGCGGCCTGTTTGGCGGCGGGGGCCGCCGCGCTGGGCGGATGCGCGCATCAGGCGGGGCTTGACTCCGGTGTCGGCGCCGCCGAGCCGGTGCCTGCTTCCGGCGATACCGATGTGCGCCGGCGTGCCCGCATCCGGCTGGAGCTGGCCGCCAGCTACCTGCAGATGGGGCAGACCGGCGTAGCCCTCGAAGAGGTGCAGCAGGCGCTTGCCACCGACCCCAGCTATGCCGATGCCTACCACCTGCGCGGACTGGTCTACATGGCCCTGGCTGACCTGCAGGGTGCCGAAGACAGCCTCAAGCGCGCCCAGGCCATGCGGCCCAATGATCCGGACATCATGCACAACTACGGCTGGCTGCAATGCCAGCGCCAGCAGTACGCACAGGCGAACCAGCTGTTTGAGCGCGCCCTGGCCAGTCCCACCTATGCCTCGCGCAGCAAGACGCTGATGTCCCAGGGCTTGTGCTACCAAAGAGCAGGGCAGGTGGCCGAGGCCGAGAAGACGTTGCTGCGCGCCTATGAGATAGATGCCGGCAATCCGTTGGTCGGCTACCAGCTGGCGTCGATATTGCTGGCGCGCGACGAGCCCAAGCGGGCGCAGTTTTATATCCGCCGAGTGAACAACGGCGAGTTCTCCAATGCCGCGTCGCTGTGGCTGGGTGTGAAGGTGGAGCGCGCGCTTGGGGATTCCGTGGCGATGCGCCAATTGGGCGAGCAGCTGCACAAGCGCTTCCCCGATGCCAAGGAAACTTTGGCGTTTGAGAGAGGGGCATTTCATGAGTGA
- a CDS encoding helix-turn-helix domain-containing protein has protein sequence MSESIGEHNADQSVPAPAPNAGGVSAGTWLRQVRESAGLHIDVLAGALKVPVAKLQALEADDYAAFPDAVFMRALASSMCRALKVDAAPVLALLPQGAPIHLPPDRAINASFKDSGRRLGKGGSIERPKSRAMGLAVVALLLGALAVAFLPLGGDGKQDQPALAMTPAPQAPAAPVVAAQEREAVVPAAEPTGAAPEAQPADGTPVAQEPAAAVATAAVQGALVIRAHKESWVQVRDAGGRVLLQKALAAGESYSAEGSPPWRVVIGRADATEVIVRDQPMDLKAVSRENVARFEVK, from the coding sequence ATGAGTGAGTCGATCGGAGAGCACAACGCCGATCAATCCGTGCCAGCACCGGCACCGAACGCAGGCGGCGTGTCCGCCGGCACATGGCTGCGGCAGGTGCGCGAGTCGGCCGGCTTGCACATCGATGTGCTGGCCGGCGCCCTGAAGGTGCCGGTGGCCAAGCTCCAGGCGCTGGAAGCCGATGACTACGCGGCCTTTCCCGATGCCGTTTTCATGCGTGCGCTGGCATCGAGCATGTGCCGCGCGCTGAAGGTGGACGCTGCTCCGGTGCTGGCGCTCCTGCCGCAGGGCGCGCCCATCCATCTGCCGCCGGACAGGGCCATCAACGCTTCATTCAAGGATTCTGGTCGCCGTTTGGGCAAGGGCGGCTCCATCGAGCGGCCCAAGTCACGCGCCATGGGCCTGGCTGTCGTGGCCTTGCTGCTGGGTGCGTTGGCGGTGGCCTTTCTGCCGCTGGGCGGCGATGGCAAGCAAGACCAGCCCGCGCTGGCCATGACGCCTGCACCGCAGGCGCCGGCCGCACCGGTGGTGGCGGCGCAAGAGCGCGAGGCGGTGGTGCCAGCTGCCGAGCCGACAGGCGCCGCGCCTGAGGCGCAGCCGGCCGACGGCACGCCCGTGGCACAGGAGCCGGCCGCTGCCGTGGCTACCGCTGCTGTGCAAGGCGCTCTGGTCATCCGCGCGCACAAGGAATCCTGGGTGCAGGTACGCGATGCCGGTGGGCGCGTGTTGTTGCAAAAGGCATTGGCTGCGGGCGAGAGCTACTCGGCCGAGGGCAGTCCGCCGTGGCGGGTGGTGATTGGCAGGGCCGACGCCACCGAGGTCATCGTGCGTGACCAGCCCATGGACCTGAAGGCCGTCTCGCGTGAGAACGTGGCCCGTTTCGAGGTGAAGTAA
- the ispG gene encoding flavodoxin-dependent (E)-4-hydroxy-3-methylbut-2-enyl-diphosphate synthase, producing MNPTDAPIAMAAPLARRSRQARIVWGSNVVTVGGDAPVRVQSMTNTDTVDAIATAIQVKELAQAGSEFVRITVNTPEAAAAVPYIREQLDRMGCDVPLVGDFHYNGHRLLTEFPDCAQALSKYRINPGNVGKGDKRDRQFGQMIEAAVRWDKAVRIGVNWGSLDQELLAGLMDVNGRRSQPWDARQVMYEALITSAIESARRAEEMGLHGEQIILSCKVSGVQDLIAVYRELARRCDYALHLGLTEAGMGTKGVVASATALSILLQEGIGDTIRVSLTPQPGEARTQEVVVAAEILQSLGLRAFVPSVTACPGCGRTTSTTFQELAKQIDDYLRAQMPVWRERYPGVEKLKVAVMGCIVNGPGESKHADIGISLPGTGEAPAAPVFIDGEKAMTLRGENIVREFQDIVDGYIDKRFGLGA from the coding sequence ATGAATCCAACCGACGCACCCATTGCCATGGCTGCGCCCCTGGCGCGCCGTTCGCGCCAGGCAAGAATTGTCTGGGGCAGCAACGTGGTCACCGTGGGCGGCGACGCTCCCGTGCGTGTGCAGTCCATGACCAACACCGACACGGTGGACGCGATTGCCACGGCCATCCAGGTCAAGGAGCTGGCGCAGGCCGGCTCCGAGTTCGTGCGCATCACGGTGAACACGCCCGAGGCGGCGGCCGCCGTGCCCTATATTCGCGAGCAGCTCGACCGCATGGGCTGCGATGTGCCGCTGGTGGGTGACTTCCACTACAACGGCCACCGCCTGCTGACCGAGTTTCCGGATTGCGCCCAGGCGCTGTCCAAGTACCGCATCAATCCCGGCAACGTGGGCAAGGGCGACAAGCGCGACAGGCAGTTCGGCCAGATGATCGAGGCGGCCGTGCGCTGGGACAAGGCCGTGCGCATAGGCGTGAACTGGGGCAGCCTGGATCAGGAGCTGCTGGCCGGGCTGATGGACGTCAACGGCCGCCGTAGCCAGCCCTGGGACGCGCGCCAGGTCATGTACGAGGCGCTGATCACCTCGGCCATCGAGTCGGCGCGTCGCGCCGAAGAAATGGGCCTGCACGGCGAGCAGATCATCCTGTCATGCAAGGTCAGCGGCGTGCAGGATCTGATCGCCGTGTATCGTGAACTGGCGCGCCGCTGCGACTACGCCCTGCACCTGGGCCTGACCGAGGCCGGCATGGGTACCAAGGGGGTCGTGGCCTCGGCCACGGCCCTGTCCATCCTGCTGCAGGAGGGCATCGGCGACACGATTCGCGTGTCGCTCACGCCCCAGCCGGGCGAGGCGCGTACGCAAGAGGTGGTGGTCGCCGCCGAGATATTGCAGTCGCTGGGTCTGCGCGCCTTCGTGCCCAGCGTGACCGCCTGCCCCGGCTGCGGGCGCACCACCAGCACCACCTTCCAGGAGCTGGCCAAGCAGATCGACGACTACCTGCGCGCGCAGATGCCCGTGTGGCGCGAGCGCTATCCGGGTGTGGAAAAGCTCAAGGTCGCGGTCATGGGCTGCATCGTCAACGGCCCGGGCGAGAGCAAGCATGCCGACATCGGCATCAGCCTGCCTGGAACCGGCGAGGCACCCGCGGCCCCGGTGTTCATCGATGGCGAGAAAGCCATGACCCTGCGCGGCGAGAACATCGTGCGCGAGTTCCAGGACATCGTCGATGGCTACATCGACAAGCGCTTTGGATTGGGTGCGTAG
- the hisS gene encoding histidine--tRNA ligase, whose product MQKLVAIKGMNDILPPDSARWEWLEEKVRSLMARYAYRNIRTPIVEPTPLFVRGLGEVTDIVEKEMYSFEDRLNGEQLTLRPEATAGVVRAVVEHNMLYDGGKRLYYMGPMFRHERPQRGRYRQFHQIGAEALGFGGPEVDAEIILLAHALWAELGLTNVRLELNSLGQPDERRAHRAALIAYLEQHQDVMDEEARRRMYSNPLRVLDTKNPAMQDMVNAAPRLIDFLGEASLRHFDTVKAILDANGVAWSINPRLVRGMDYYNLTVFEFITEQLGSQGTICGGGRYDYLIEQIGGKSAPAVGWALGVERVLELLKEQAAQAPQPAADAYAVVPDAAALPQVMVCLQQLRALGVAVQMHSPANSAEGMGSMKSQFKKADASGARFALIFGSDELARGAVTVKPLRDGGEQVERPLATPADWAASLQSPR is encoded by the coding sequence ATGCAGAAGCTGGTTGCCATCAAGGGCATGAACGACATCCTGCCGCCCGATTCGGCGCGCTGGGAATGGCTGGAGGAGAAAGTGCGCTCGCTGATGGCGCGCTACGCCTACCGCAACATCCGCACCCCCATCGTCGAGCCCACGCCGCTGTTCGTGCGCGGCCTGGGTGAGGTCACTGACATCGTCGAGAAGGAGATGTATTCCTTCGAGGACCGCCTGAACGGCGAGCAGCTCACGCTGCGCCCCGAGGCCACCGCCGGCGTGGTGCGCGCCGTGGTCGAGCACAACATGCTGTACGACGGCGGCAAGCGCCTGTACTACATGGGCCCGATGTTCCGCCACGAGCGGCCACAGCGCGGGCGCTACCGCCAGTTCCACCAGATAGGCGCCGAGGCCCTGGGCTTTGGCGGCCCCGAGGTGGACGCCGAGATCATCCTGCTGGCGCACGCCCTGTGGGCCGAGTTGGGTTTGACCAATGTCCGCCTGGAGCTCAACAGCCTGGGCCAGCCCGACGAGCGCCGCGCCCACCGCGCCGCGCTGATTGCCTACCTGGAGCAGCACCAGGACGTGATGGACGAGGAGGCCAGGCGCCGCATGTACAGCAACCCGCTGCGCGTGCTCGATACCAAGAACCCGGCCATGCAGGACATGGTGAACGCCGCGCCGCGGCTCATCGACTTTCTGGGCGAGGCCTCGCTCAGGCACTTCGACACCGTCAAGGCCATCCTGGACGCCAACGGCGTCGCCTGGAGCATCAACCCGCGCCTGGTGCGCGGCATGGACTACTACAACCTCACGGTGTTCGAGTTCATCACCGAGCAGTTGGGCTCGCAGGGCACGATCTGCGGCGGCGGCCGCTACGACTACCTCATCGAGCAGATCGGTGGCAAGAGCGCCCCGGCCGTCGGCTGGGCCTTGGGCGTGGAGCGCGTGCTGGAGCTGCTCAAGGAGCAGGCGGCCCAGGCGCCGCAGCCCGCCGCTGACGCCTACGCCGTGGTGCCCGATGCGGCGGCCCTGCCCCAGGTCATGGTCTGCCTGCAACAATTGCGCGCCCTGGGCGTGGCGGTGCAAATGCACAGCCCGGCCAACTCCGCCGAAGGCATGGGCAGCATGAAGTCGCAATTCAAGAAAGCCGACGCCAGTGGCGCGCGCTTTGCTCTGATTTTTGGTAGTGATGAGCTGGCACGCGGCGCCGTAACAGTCAAACCCCTGCGCGACGGCGGCGAGCAGGTCGAGCGGCCCCTCGCCACCCCGGCCGACTGGGCTGCCAGCCTACAATCGCCGCGCTGA
- a CDS encoding YfgM family protein, translating to MANNFDLQEQEQLEELKHFWNKWGTPITWALVVIMGSFAAWNGYRLWQGRQAQQATALVEAVELAAQTGDMARVEQAFGDLQSGYGGTTQAGQAGLLAAKALADAGKWDAAKGVLTWVAEKSSDEGYVALARLRLAGVLMEQKAYDAAMAQLSGSMPAEFAGVVADRKGDVLALLGKNQEAIAEYRRAYQAFGDSVEYRRLVEAKLNALGAQAQNVAVAAPAGSAQ from the coding sequence ATGGCAAACAACTTTGACCTGCAAGAACAAGAACAGCTCGAGGAGCTGAAGCATTTCTGGAACAAATGGGGCACGCCCATCACCTGGGCGCTGGTCGTCATCATGGGCAGCTTTGCCGCATGGAACGGCTACCGACTCTGGCAAGGCCGCCAGGCCCAGCAGGCCACCGCACTGGTGGAGGCCGTGGAACTGGCTGCGCAGACGGGCGACATGGCGCGCGTGGAGCAGGCCTTTGGTGACCTGCAGTCCGGCTATGGCGGCACCACCCAGGCCGGCCAGGCAGGCCTGCTGGCAGCCAAGGCCCTGGCCGACGCCGGCAAATGGGATGCGGCCAAGGGCGTGTTGACCTGGGTGGCCGAGAAATCCTCCGATGAGGGCTACGTGGCACTGGCCAGGCTGCGGCTGGCCGGGGTGCTGATGGAGCAGAAGGCCTATGACGCAGCGATGGCGCAACTGTCGGGCAGCATGCCGGCAGAGTTTGCCGGGGTCGTGGCAGATCGCAAGGGCGACGTGTTGGCACTGCTGGGCAAAAATCAGGAGGCGATCGCCGAGTACCGCCGTGCCTACCAGGCCTTTGGTGACAGCGTGGAATACCGTCGCCTGGTCGAAGCCAAGCTGAACGCTCTGGGCGCGCAGGCGCAGAACGTGGCCGTTGCCGCACCGGCCGGGAGCGCGCAGTGA
- the bamB gene encoding outer membrane protein assembly factor BamB, whose translation MIAARRNFRVLTLTLSLAALLGASGCSLWGGSPKPKPAELGPNVPVLGVRQAWTAKIGAMDGLALDVHVNANTLTLAAANGEVAAIDARTGGDVWRTQLNLPLAAGVGSDGRWAAVVSQGAQLIVLDGGREIWRKPLTAQAYTAPLVAGNRVFVLAADRSVSAYDAATGYRLWGQQRPGEPLILRQAGVLMAVGDTLVAGLSGRLVGFNPDNGVVRWEAPLASPRGTNDVERLVEIVGHTSRVGDNLCARAFQATVGCIDAARGAVLWTQPAGGSEGLDGDAEMLFGTESNGTVVAWQRADGKRAWTSERLQFRKLTAPLLLGRSVVIGDDAGLVHLLSRADAAPLNRLATDGSGIAAAPVAAGDTLVVVTRKGGVYGFRPD comes from the coding sequence GTGATCGCCGCGCGCAGAAACTTCCGCGTCTTGACGCTGACGCTCTCGCTGGCCGCGCTGCTGGGCGCGAGCGGTTGTTCGCTGTGGGGCGGGTCGCCCAAGCCCAAGCCGGCTGAATTGGGGCCGAATGTTCCCGTGCTCGGCGTACGCCAGGCCTGGACGGCCAAGATCGGTGCCATGGACGGCCTGGCGCTGGATGTCCATGTGAACGCCAACACGCTCACCCTGGCTGCCGCCAATGGTGAAGTGGCGGCCATCGACGCACGCACCGGTGGCGATGTCTGGCGCACCCAGCTGAACCTGCCGTTGGCCGCGGGCGTGGGCAGCGATGGCCGCTGGGCTGCCGTGGTTTCCCAGGGCGCGCAGCTCATCGTGCTCGATGGCGGGCGTGAAATCTGGCGCAAGCCACTGACGGCGCAGGCCTATACGGCGCCGCTGGTGGCGGGCAATCGGGTGTTTGTGCTGGCGGCCGATCGCTCCGTTTCGGCTTATGACGCGGCCACGGGCTACCGCCTGTGGGGCCAGCAGCGCCCGGGCGAGCCCTTGATACTGCGCCAGGCTGGCGTGCTGATGGCCGTGGGCGACACCCTGGTGGCGGGCCTTTCGGGGCGCCTGGTGGGCTTCAACCCTGACAACGGGGTGGTGCGCTGGGAGGCGCCCCTGGCCAGCCCGCGCGGTACCAATGATGTGGAGCGCCTGGTTGAAATCGTCGGCCACACCAGCCGCGTGGGTGACAACCTGTGTGCGCGCGCCTTCCAGGCCACAGTGGGCTGCATAGACGCGGCCCGCGGTGCGGTGCTTTGGACGCAGCCGGCCGGCGGCAGCGAGGGCCTGGACGGCGACGCCGAGATGCTGTTTGGCACCGAGAGCAATGGCACGGTCGTCGCCTGGCAGCGCGCCGATGGCAAGCGTGCCTGGACGTCCGAGCGGCTACAGTTTCGCAAGCTGACGGCGCCGCTGCTGCTGGGCCGTTCGGTCGTCATTGGCGACGACGCGGGCCTGGTGCATCTGCTGTCGCGTGCGGACGCGGCGCCGCTGAACCGCCTGGCCACGGATGGCTCGGGCATTGCCGCGGCGCCCGTGGCCGCCGGCGACACGCTGGTGGTGGTCACGCGCAAGGGCGGCGTCTATGGCTTTCGCCCCGACTGA